Below is a genomic region from bacterium.
CGTGGAAGCGGCTGTGGGGCACGGCGTCGGCGATGATATCCGACGCCCGGCGGGGACAGAAGACATCGCGGTCCGCTCCGACGATGTCGAGAGGCGCCGTGATCCGCGACAGGAGCGGGTTGAGCGGTTCGGCCCGGATCCCGATCATGGCTCTGGCGGCGTTGATGTAGCCGTGGCCGTCCCCCACCGCGGCCACCCGGTCAGCGGCAAGGGAGTCGAGATCCGCCTCGGTGACGATCTGGAGCGCCGTGTCGTCGCGCAGGCCCGCGGCGAAGCCGGTGCTGTCTCCGGATTCGAGCTGGGCGATGCGGCCGGCGAAGAACCCGGCTGCGGCCCTCCCGACGACCGACGAGGTGGCGACCACGACGAGGTGGCCGATCAGGTCCGGTGCGGCGGTCGCGGCCTGAAGCCCGATGGTGCCGCCGAGCGAGTACCCGACGACCGCGGCCGGGCCGGTGACGGCCTGCAGGAACATGATCAGGTCGTCACCCAGCTGCGACAGCGTGCCGGCACCCCGGCCGGCGGTCGTCCGGCCGTGGCCCCGGAGATCTACTGCGTAGGTGGTGAATGAACCCAGGTACGGAGCGACGGAGTCCCACGAGCGGTGGTCCTCGGCGAGGCCGTGGAGCAGCACGACGGCCGGGCCCGAACCGCGCCGGCAGTAGTTGACAACGATGTCTCCCAGCTCGACCTCGGTCATCGATGTGCCTCCCCATGGTCTGGACCCGCGTTCCCGGAGGTCCGGCTTGCGGCGCCGCGGGCCCGGTCGACCAGCGCGCTGCGGAGTTCGGGCTTGCGGATCTTGCCCGCGGCCGTGCGGGGGAACCGGTCGACCAGTTCGAGACGCTCGGGCCAGAAGCGGCGGGACAGGCCCCGGTCTGCGCAGAAGGCCACGACCTGTTCGAGGTCGAGAGGGGCGGTGGTCTGGACGACGGCGCAGATGCGCTCACCGAGGCGCTCGTCCGGCCAGCCGATCACGGCCACGCCGGTCACGTCGGGGTGGGCGGCAATGGTGTTCTCGGTAGCGACGGGCGAGATGTTGACCGCTCCGCGGATGATCAGGTCCTTGACCCGTCCGGTGATCGAGACGTAGCCGTCGGCGTCGATGCGTGCCAGGTCGCCGGTGCGGAAGAACCCGTTGCCGACCAGGTGCTCGGCGTACAGCTCGGGCTGGCCGAAGTAGCCGTTGAACACTCCGGGCCCGCGCATGACCAGTTCGCCTGCACCGGAGTCCTGCATCCCGGTCTCGGAGTCGAGAACTCGAAGATCCAGGCCGGGAAGCCCGATGCCGACGGTCGTCTCGACCTGGTGGTCGGTGGAGCTATCGACGCAGGTGGTCAGACCACCCTCGGTCATGCCCCAGAGTGGCGTCACGAACGTGTTCGGGAACTCGCTACGGCAGCGCCGGATCAGCGCCGGCGGCACCTGGGCGCCGCCGCACAGGAAGCTCCGGAGCGGGGCCAGCTTGGGTTCGGCGCTTCGCCACGGGGCGTTGGCCAGGTCGAGCAGGAACGGCGTCGCCGCGGCGGTGAACGCCGCCCGGTGGCGTGACACGAGCTCAAGGGCGGTGGCGGCGTCCCAGCGGTCCTGGAGGATGAGCGGAGCGCCCAGGAACATCGACAGCCGGGCGCCGTGGATGGCGCCGACGCTGTGGCCGA
It encodes:
- a CDS encoding alpha/beta hydrolase, translated to MTEVELGDIVVNYCRRGSGPAVVLLHGLAEDHRSWDSVAPYLGSFTTYAVDLRGHGRTTAGRGAGTLSQLGDDLIMFLQAVTGPAAVVGYSLGGTIGLQAATAAPDLIGHLVVVATSSVVGRAAAGFFAGRIAQLESGDSTGFAAGLRDDTALQIVTEADLDSLAADRVAAVGDGHGYINAARAMIGIRAEPLNPLLSRITAPLDIVGADRDVFCPRRASDIIADAVPHSRFHEIAGAGHLLSVDRPEAYGRLLARLLRGSATR
- a CDS encoding AMP-binding protein; this encodes MAPADSEDLSGDAAARYRRAGWCTGQRLVDRFESHVSESPDEPALVSARETLSRGDLWNAAGEAAEQIRAAVGDAGRVVVVHLPNTTPWMVMFLAVLRAGHVPATPPVTTEAGHLLHIFELVKPALAISVSRHRRSAPAEAIREAAARTGGVAVGLADHTALDLHSTGSGRAGSGRVPGTTAHLMFTSSTTGPPKAVSHSEDSLATLNRQFAQRFDLNARTPVFMPSPLGHSVGAIHGARLSMFLGAPLILQDRWDAATALELVSRHRAAFTAAATPFLLDLANAPWRSAEPKLAPLRSFLCGGAQVPPALIRRCRSEFPNTFVTPLWGMTEGGLTTCVDSSTDHQVETTVGIGLPGLDLRVLDSETGMQDSGAGELVMRGPGVFNGYFGQPELYAEHLVGNGFFRTGDLARIDADGYVSITGRVKDLIIRGAVNISPVATENTIAAHPDVTGVAVIGWPDERLGERICAVVQTTAPLDLEQVVAFCADRGLSRRFWPERLELVDRFPRTAAGKIRKPELRSALVDRARGAASRTSGNAGPDHGEAHR